The sequence TCTTGATAAGCTCTGGGTCTAGCATCTGTGGTGCGGCTGCTTTGATGGCTACTCAAAGTATTGTTAAAGCTTCACCAAATGCCGTGGCCATCGCACTTTGCTCGGTTGTGGTATTTGGTAGTTTAGGGATGTTTGTATATCCATTTGTCCTTAGTGAAATCCAAAATCTCAAAGCTGGATTTATAATCGGTGCTAGCTTACACGAAGTAGCGCATGTAGCTGGTGCTAGTGCCTATAATGAAGTAGTAGCCAATAACGCAATTATAATAAAAATGTTAAGAGTGCTAATGCTAGCGCCATTTTTGATAATTCTAAGCCTCGCTAGTGGATTTTTCATCGGCGAAAAATCAAGCATTAGGGCGAATTTCCCATATTTTGCTCTATGGTTTTTTGTAGCGTTGCTCTGCTCTGGATTTATAAATCCGCAAGTTAGAGAATTCATATCTTTAGTTGATAATTTCTTGCTTAGTGTTGCGATGAGCGCCCTAGGGCTTACAATCACCAAAAAAGCTTTGAAAAATGCGAATTTAAAGGTATTTATCGCTTCTAGTTTGATATTTTTGTGGCTTATTGTTTTGGCTTTTGTCTTAGCAAATTTGCTATTTTAAATTTAAGAAATTTTTTAATATCTTTTTGCCTTGAGCTTGTAATATAGACTCAGGGTGAAACTGCACCCCATAGCAACTATATTTTTTATGCTTGATAGCCATTATAATGCTTTTATTCTCCACTTTTATATCTGCTAAGATATCAAATTCAGCAGTATTTTCCACGCACAATGAGTTATACAAAGCGATTTTTAATGGCTTTTTTACCCCTTTAAAAAGCGTAGATTTTTTAAATTCACACTCCACACTCACCCCATGAAAAGGGCGTGGCATCCGCACCACTTCTGCGCCAAAAGCCTTAGCCAAACATTGATGACCTAAGCATATACCTAAAATCTGCTTTTTAGCCCCAAGAGCCTTAATAATATCCATACAAACTCCAGAATCATCAGGTGTGCCAAAGCCTGGTGAAATAATGATTTTATCAAATTTATTAGCATATTTTATAGCTTTTTTGGCTTTAGCAAAATCATTTTTGACTACCTTGACTTTAGCGCCTAACTCCTTTAAATAATAGACTATATTGTAGGTAAATGAGTCGTAATTATCTATTAGTAAAACTCTCATAACTCCACCTTGATAGCGCCACGAAG is a genomic window of Campylobacter devanensis containing:
- a CDS encoding anthranilate synthase component II, whose product is MRVLLIDNYDSFTYNIVYYLKELGAKVKVVKNDFAKAKKAIKYANKFDKIIISPGFGTPDDSGVCMDIIKALGAKKQILGICLGHQCLAKAFGAEVVRMPRPFHGVSVECEFKKSTLFKGVKKPLKIALYNSLCVENTAEFDILADIKVENKSIIMAIKHKKYSCYGVQFHPESILQAQGKKILKNFLNLK
- a CDS encoding YeiH family protein — translated: MRAKIYKTRKIYAATILIILAAISILLANFLSAFGISALIIAVILGAILANSRQKSANLIARSGILAISTKQILRLGIVLYGFKISLDEALSIGYAGILSAFIIVFSSFIFGYFICRVFGIDKKLSVLISSGSSICGAAALMATQSIVKASPNAVAIALCSVVVFGSLGMFVYPFVLSEIQNLKAGFIIGASLHEVAHVAGASAYNEVVANNAIIIKMLRVLMLAPFLIILSLASGFFIGEKSSIRANFPYFALWFFVALLCSGFINPQVREFISLVDNFLLSVAMSALGLTITKKALKNANLKVFIASSLIFLWLIVLAFVLANLLF